One window of Chthoniobacterales bacterium genomic DNA carries:
- a CDS encoding GspE/PulE family protein, with translation MITVVGNPVLDAIGDALRTVGLEMSTETLDAASAALAIQRSAVRAVLEQPGLSEAAFLHALAQRVGMEWFEPPKDNAKSFSRTFPARLALRYHLVPIEQSEEGLVLASYDPFDYLARAAVRQQFPGRVRFVLSTRRFIVAALKQHYGVGAETFEELLEGREDEGADLDHLEEVNVLDADDSEASVMKFVNQILREALVERATDIHVEPLGTDLRIRYRIDGVLHEVPVPQNIKVLQASVLSRIKIMSNLDIAERRIPQDGRINLELGGESIDVRVATIPSVTGETISLRLLGQERFDFERLGLDREMEAKVRELLAHPNGIVLVTGPTGSGKSTSLYTFLSSMNTQQRRIVTIEDPVEHKLHGVIQIAVKPEINLTFATALRSVLRGDPNVIMVGEMRDLETAEIAVRAALTGHLVFSTLHTNDSVGGIIRLLDMGVEPFLIGSSVRAFIAQRLVRRLCPDCKKPDEHAAGYLESIGFPKEWAGSTFGPAGCDSCRGTGYRGRTALYEICLVTPALQDLIQTKAIPSVLRAKAVEEGLISLRSYGWKRVIEGVTSVSEVLRVTAADVKLLDE, from the coding sequence ATGATCACCGTAGTCGGCAATCCCGTTCTCGACGCCATCGGCGATGCCTTGCGCACCGTCGGTCTCGAGATGTCCACCGAGACGCTCGACGCCGCCTCCGCTGCGCTCGCCATCCAACGGTCCGCCGTGCGCGCGGTGCTCGAGCAGCCGGGGTTGTCCGAGGCTGCGTTCCTCCACGCGCTCGCGCAGCGGGTGGGGATGGAATGGTTCGAGCCGCCGAAGGACAACGCGAAATCGTTCTCGCGCACGTTTCCCGCCCGGCTCGCCCTGCGCTACCATCTCGTGCCGATCGAGCAGTCCGAGGAGGGCCTCGTGCTCGCGAGCTACGATCCGTTCGACTACCTCGCCCGTGCCGCAGTGCGTCAGCAGTTCCCCGGGCGCGTGCGCTTCGTCCTCTCGACGCGTCGCTTCATCGTCGCCGCCCTCAAACAGCACTACGGCGTGGGCGCCGAGACGTTCGAGGAGTTGCTCGAAGGTCGCGAGGACGAGGGCGCCGATCTCGATCACCTCGAAGAGGTCAACGTTCTCGACGCGGATGATTCCGAGGCGTCGGTGATGAAGTTCGTGAACCAGATCCTGCGCGAGGCGCTCGTCGAGCGCGCGACGGACATCCACGTCGAGCCGCTCGGCACGGACCTGCGCATTCGCTACCGCATCGACGGCGTGCTCCACGAGGTGCCGGTGCCGCAGAATATCAAGGTCCTCCAGGCCTCGGTGCTCTCGCGCATCAAGATCATGTCGAATCTCGACATCGCCGAGCGCCGCATTCCGCAGGACGGCCGCATCAATCTCGAACTTGGCGGCGAATCGATCGACGTGCGTGTCGCGACGATTCCCTCGGTCACCGGCGAGACGATCAGTCTGCGTCTCCTCGGGCAGGAGCGCTTCGATTTCGAGCGACTGGGCCTCGACCGCGAAATGGAGGCGAAGGTGCGCGAACTGCTCGCGCATCCGAACGGCATCGTGCTCGTGACCGGTCCCACCGGCAGCGGCAAATCGACGAGTCTTTACACCTTCCTCTCGTCGATGAACACGCAGCAGCGGCGCATCGTCACGATCGAGGACCCCGTCGAACACAAGCTCCACGGCGTCATCCAGATCGCGGTGAAGCCGGAGATCAACCTCACGTTTGCCACGGCGCTTCGCAGCGTGTTACGCGGCGATCCGAACGTCATCATGGTCGGTGAAATGCGCGATCTCGAGACCGCGGAGATCGCCGTGCGCGCCGCTCTCACGGGTCACCTCGTTTTCAGCACCCTGCACACGAACGACTCCGTCGGCGGCATCATCCGACTGCTCGACATGGGCGTGGAGCCCTTCCTTATCGGCTCTTCCGTGCGCGCCTTCATCGCCCAGCGTCTCGTGCGCCGGCTCTGCCCGGACTGCAAGAAGCCCGACGAACACGCCGCCGGCTACCTCGAGAGCATCGGCTTTCCCAAGGAATGGGCCGGCTCCACCTTTGGCCCGGCCGGCTGCGATTCCTGTCGTGGCACCGGCTACCGCGGCCGCACCGCGCTCTACGAAATCTGTCTCGTCACGCCCGCCCTGCAGGATCTCATCCAGACCAAGGCGATTCCCAGCGTGCTGCGCGCAAAAGCCGTGGAGGAAGGCCTGATCTCTCTGCGCAGCTATGGCTGGAAGCGCGTGATCGAGGGCGTGACCTCCGTGTCCGAGGTTCTCCGCGTCACTGCCGCGGATGTGAAACTTCTCGACGAGTAG
- a CDS encoding secretin N-terminal domain-containing protein — protein sequence MALRLLLFLLILLTPLAGRAQPAGRANADTVIQLPANPIGDFMTFYQSLTGKQIIADAGLSATGQNLSLVVPQPVTKKEAAALIESVLILNGFSIVNVDDKTVKLLGPTKNPRSESIPLYTNPAQLPDGDQVVSYFMPFRYLKSDEAFAAMQAYAPNHQALNGGYIQVPSVNALVITETASLVRRLIALKDVIDVEGARTATKFFSLERADAEKVAEILSKMFEKSDEAPVSRTAAPVPNQPRNPDGSNANNAAAQPGNAIVSGPAPKVQVFAETRTNRVLVVAPESQMPYIETLVANLDVAVEFDEVLERPLRFVRAADVLPVLASLLVEGKGKDGQQETPKIVGGDEQESANGASGSSGGSGDSGGSSGGGSSGGLSLNEKTSFNSESTKPQSVIVGNARIIADRSVNKILVIGPPEARAKAGRVLDMLDQRPKQVYLACVIGQLTLTNNLEFGIDYLLKFGSVRILGQGSTANIQNLLANRAANINTVATAATTAATTAATAASTALPALSGLTVYGAIADGVDIVARALSTTGRFQVVSRPVIYTANGQGALISSGQEVPVPVNSQSSIVDTSNNANNTGTAVNTQIDYKRVVLQLDVRPLINSDREVTLEIKQRNDSVISQQQVANNSVPVIGTQTLNTTVTVPNRQTIVLGGLISEQDERNQTGIPFLKDLPGLGYLFSTTTKSKTRRELIIMIQPFIINSDDSLKEVQYIEKANTNFREHMFDQPVPIKRPTLPTPEDLTDPKAYR from the coding sequence ATGGCTCTCCGCCTTCTCCTTTTCCTCCTCATCCTGCTTACGCCCCTCGCGGGCCGGGCGCAGCCCGCTGGTCGCGCGAATGCCGACACGGTCATCCAGTTGCCCGCCAATCCGATCGGCGATTTCATGACCTTCTACCAGTCGCTCACCGGCAAGCAGATCATTGCCGATGCCGGGCTTTCCGCAACGGGGCAGAATCTGTCGCTGGTCGTGCCGCAGCCCGTCACGAAGAAGGAGGCGGCAGCCCTCATCGAGTCCGTCCTCATCCTGAACGGCTTCTCGATCGTCAACGTGGACGATAAGACGGTGAAGCTTCTGGGGCCGACGAAGAATCCGCGCAGCGAATCGATCCCGCTCTATACGAACCCCGCCCAGCTTCCCGACGGCGACCAGGTCGTGAGCTACTTCATGCCCTTCCGCTACCTCAAGAGCGACGAGGCCTTTGCCGCGATGCAGGCCTACGCGCCGAACCACCAGGCGCTGAATGGTGGCTACATCCAGGTGCCGAGCGTCAATGCGCTGGTCATCACCGAGACGGCGTCCCTCGTGCGCCGGCTCATCGCGCTCAAGGACGTCATCGACGTCGAGGGCGCCCGCACCGCGACGAAGTTCTTTTCCCTGGAGCGCGCCGATGCCGAGAAAGTGGCGGAGATTCTCTCGAAAATGTTCGAGAAGAGCGACGAGGCTCCGGTCTCCCGCACCGCGGCGCCGGTCCCCAACCAGCCGAGGAATCCGGATGGCTCGAACGCCAACAATGCTGCGGCGCAACCCGGCAACGCGATCGTGTCCGGCCCGGCGCCGAAGGTGCAGGTCTTTGCGGAGACGCGCACGAATCGCGTGCTCGTCGTCGCACCCGAGTCGCAGATGCCCTACATCGAGACGCTCGTGGCAAATCTCGACGTCGCCGTGGAGTTCGACGAAGTGCTCGAGCGCCCGCTGCGTTTCGTGCGGGCGGCCGACGTGCTGCCTGTGCTGGCGAGCCTGCTCGTCGAGGGCAAGGGCAAGGACGGCCAGCAGGAAACGCCGAAGATCGTCGGCGGGGACGAGCAGGAGAGCGCGAATGGTGCCTCCGGCAGCTCGGGTGGCTCCGGAGACAGCGGCGGCTCGAGCGGCGGCGGTTCTTCCGGCGGTCTGTCGCTCAACGAGAAAACCAGCTTCAACTCCGAGAGCACCAAGCCGCAGTCGGTCATTGTCGGCAACGCCCGGATCATCGCCGACCGCAGCGTGAACAAGATTCTCGTGATCGGCCCACCGGAAGCCCGCGCCAAGGCTGGCCGCGTGCTCGACATGCTCGACCAGCGGCCGAAGCAGGTCTATCTGGCGTGCGTCATTGGTCAGCTGACGCTTACCAACAACCTCGAGTTCGGCATCGATTACCTCCTGAAGTTCGGCAGCGTGCGCATCCTCGGCCAGGGCAGCACGGCGAACATCCAGAACCTCCTCGCGAATCGCGCCGCAAACATCAACACGGTGGCGACCGCCGCGACGACGGCGGCGACAACGGCGGCCACTGCCGCGTCGACGGCGCTCCCCGCGCTGTCCGGCCTCACCGTTTATGGCGCGATCGCCGACGGCGTCGATATCGTCGCCCGCGCGCTCAGCACGACCGGCCGCTTCCAGGTCGTCTCGCGGCCGGTTATCTACACCGCAAATGGCCAGGGCGCCCTCATCAGCTCCGGCCAGGAGGTTCCCGTGCCCGTGAACTCGCAGAGCTCGATCGTCGATACGAGCAACAACGCGAACAATACCGGCACCGCCGTAAACACGCAGATCGACTACAAGCGCGTCGTCCTCCAGCTCGACGTCCGCCCGCTCATCAATTCCGATCGCGAGGTCACCCTCGAGATCAAGCAGCGCAACGACAGCGTCATTTCCCAGCAACAGGTCGCCAATAACTCCGTGCCCGTCATCGGCACGCAGACGCTCAATACGACTGTCACCGTTCCGAACCGCCAGACGATCGTGCTGGGCGGCCTCATCAGCGAGCAGGACGAGCGCAACCAGACCGGCATTCCGTTCCTCAAGGACCTCCCCGGCCTCGGCTACCTGTTCAGCACGACGACGAAGTCGAAGACCCGCCGCGAGCTGATCATCATGATCCAGCCGTTCATCATCAATTCCGACGACTCGCTCAAGGAGGTCCAATACATCGAGAAGGCGAATACGAATTTCCGCGAGCACATGTTCGACCAGCCCGTGCCGATCAAGCGGCCGACGCTCCCCACGCCCGAGGATCTCACGGATCCGAAGGCCTACCGCTAG
- a CDS encoding type II secretion system F family protein codes for METFRFKAANEAGSVEVGTLAAKSKVDAYDQLRARKLRPVSIEVDRAGKPASGGGSGAASEAAGPVRNLAGPQLLLFTEELSELLDSGLQLEPALRVIESRSEKSALQPVAAFLRQQVRDGVSFSNALRSCGKCFSELFCSMVAAGEAAGALPSILKRQAEYFAIMADLRKRVAGALIYPSIVFAAGIVLMVIFMTFLLPALTQMLTRSQGKLPFMTRMLIGTSEFFAHWWWFVLLVLAGLFAAFSWWRKTPEGHMTWDRLSLRLPMFGPVLRGRFFAEFSQTLSTLVANGVTLLNGLTLLERATPNIYIKKLLKRLTERVGEGSSLSSAMRAVSFFPPELLDMITVGEQTGNLAGALERSAKRFDREFSTRIARVTSLIQPATIMVVALFVGVVAYSMITGILSSVSGMSNRPGTNGSQFMTR; via the coding sequence ATGGAAACCTTCCGGTTCAAGGCAGCCAACGAAGCCGGCTCCGTCGAGGTCGGCACGCTCGCGGCGAAGTCGAAGGTCGACGCCTACGATCAGCTCCGCGCCCGGAAGCTCCGCCCCGTTTCCATCGAGGTCGACCGCGCCGGGAAGCCGGCATCGGGCGGGGGATCCGGCGCCGCCAGCGAAGCCGCCGGCCCCGTGCGCAACCTCGCCGGGCCGCAGTTGCTGCTCTTCACCGAGGAGCTCTCCGAGTTGCTCGATTCCGGCCTCCAGCTCGAGCCCGCCCTGCGTGTCATCGAGTCCCGCAGCGAAAAATCCGCGTTGCAACCCGTCGCCGCCTTTCTGCGCCAGCAGGTGCGCGACGGGGTGAGCTTCTCGAACGCCCTGCGCTCCTGCGGCAAATGCTTCTCGGAGCTGTTCTGCAGCATGGTCGCCGCCGGTGAGGCGGCGGGTGCATTGCCGAGCATTCTCAAGCGACAGGCCGAGTATTTCGCGATCATGGCCGACCTGCGCAAACGCGTCGCCGGCGCGCTGATCTATCCCAGCATCGTCTTCGCCGCCGGCATCGTGCTGATGGTCATTTTCATGACGTTCCTGCTGCCGGCGCTCACCCAGATGCTCACCCGCAGCCAGGGCAAGCTGCCTTTCATGACGCGCATGCTCATCGGCACGAGCGAATTCTTTGCGCACTGGTGGTGGTTCGTCCTGCTTGTTCTTGCGGGCCTGTTCGCGGCCTTTTCGTGGTGGCGGAAAACGCCCGAGGGGCACATGACGTGGGATCGCCTGTCGCTCCGGCTCCCCATGTTCGGTCCGGTGCTGCGGGGCCGGTTCTTCGCCGAATTTTCGCAGACGCTTTCCACGCTCGTTGCCAATGGCGTGACGCTGCTCAACGGCCTCACGCTCCTCGAGCGCGCGACGCCGAACATCTACATCAAGAAGCTGCTCAAGCGGCTCACCGAGCGCGTGGGCGAGGGGAGTTCGCTCTCGTCCGCGATGCGGGCGGTCTCGTTCTTTCCGCCCGAGTTGCTCGATATGATCACCGTCGGCGAGCAGACCGGCAACCTGGCCGGCGCGCTCGAGCGCAGTGCGAAGCGTTTCGATCGAGAGTTCTCCACCCGCATTGCGCGGGTGACGAGCCTCATCCAGCCGGCGACGATCATGGTCGTCGCGCTCTTCGTCGGCGTGGTCGCGTATTCGATGATCACGGGCATTCTCTCCTCCGTCTCCGGAATGAGTAACCGCCCGGGAACCAACGGCTCGCAGTTCATGACCCGTTAG